The nucleotide window ATTTTCTGCTCGTTTTCCCGGATGGTGGCGTCGATGGCCAACACGGGCAGGCCCCACTTGTCTTTCTTGGTTTTGTCGAGGAAGGCGCGGTTGTCGTGGTAGGGCAGGGTTTCGCCGAAAGCGCCCAGCCCCATCGTCCAGCCGCCGGGTTCCGACAGCGCATCCTTGAAGTCGCCGCCGATGCTCATTTCGGCAATGTCGCGGCTCCAGCCTTCCCGGCCGGCGCCGCCCTGGTAGCCGAAGCCCCGGATATAGTCGCGCTTGTCGCCGAACAGATTGCGGAAGCGCGGCACGTAGATGCCGTTGGCGCGGCGGCCGTACACGTATTTGTCCTCGTAGCCGGGCATGTCGCCGTAGGCGCCCACCCGGAAGTGGTGGTCCATCAGGTTGTGGCCCAGCTCCCCGCTGCTGCTGCCCAGGCCCTCGGGCCACACGTCGGTGGCCGAGTTCATCAGCACCCAGGCCGAGTTCAGCGTGGAGGCATTCAGGAACACGATTTTGGCGTAGTACTCGTAGGTCTGGTTGGTTTCCGCGTCCAGCACTTCCACGCCCTTGGCCCGCTTGGTGTCCTTGTCGTAGAGGATTTTGGTAACGATGGAAAACGGCCGCAGCGTGAGGTTGCCCGTGGCCATAGCCGCCGGCAGGGTAGCCGACTGGGTGCTGAAGTAGGCCCCGAACGGGCAGCCCAGCCAGCACTTGTTGCGGTACTGGCAGTTCACACGGTTGTTGTGCGGCTTGGTGATGTTGGCCGTGCGCCCAATCACCATGTGGCGGTCCTTGTAGTGCTTGCGGATGCGGGCGGCCACGTCTTTTTCCACGCAGTTCATTTCCATGGGCGGCATAAAGTCGCCGTCGGGGAGCTGGGGCAGGCCGTCCCGGTTGCCGCTGATGCCCGCAAACTTCTCGGCGTGGCTGTACCAGGGGGCCAGCTCCTTGTAGCGGATGGGCCAGTCCACAGCAATGCCGTCCTTGGCGTTGGCCTCGAAATCGTACTCACTCCAGCGGTAGCTCTGGCGCCCCCACATCAGGGAGCGGCCGCCCACCTGGTAGCCCCGGAAC belongs to Hymenobacter sp. J193 and includes:
- a CDS encoding GMC oxidoreductase, translated to MEKNTYDAIVIGSGISGGMAAKELTEKGLKTIMLERGRNVEHIKDYVNANKNPWEFAHRGGKTEQMVKDYPVLSRDYTLNESNLDFWANEKESPYVEVKPFDWFRGYQVGGRSLMWGRQSYRWSEYDFEANAKDGIAVDWPIRYKELAPWYSHAEKFAGISGNRDGLPQLPDGDFMPPMEMNCVEKDVAARIRKHYKDRHMVIGRTANITKPHNNRVNCQYRNKCWLGCPFGAYFSTQSATLPAAMATGNLTLRPFSIVTKILYDKDTKRAKGVEVLDAETNQTYEYYAKIVFLNASTLNSAWVLMNSATDVWPEGLGSSSGELGHNLMDHHFRVGAYGDMPGYEDKYVYGRRANGIYVPRFRNLFGDKRDYIRGFGYQGGAGREGWSRDIAEMSIGGDFKDALSEPGGWTMGLGAFGETLPYHDNRAFLDKTKKDKWGLPVLAIDATIRENEQKMRIDMMQDGQEMLEKAGLKNVRTYNNGYNLGGGIHEMGTARMGRDPKTSVLNAHNQVWDAPNVYVTDGACMTSSACQNPSLTYLALTARAVDHAVGELKKQNI